A window from Salarias fasciatus chromosome 11, fSalaFa1.1, whole genome shotgun sequence encodes these proteins:
- the rgs22 gene encoding regulator of G-protein signaling 22: protein MCGVISAEFSRLTADSFESSLAADPVLLHHFNDFLSLPCFPESLMFNQRSGLFEVVSGAAGVVSSRIRSALLRSRSLLLTGDPTALGSTPKVENHYTVHCLDTEEGIQWIKRERLPFFFQSDCYHEYRLEKLLLQWDPNVCLHRGKSSSDRATRSAPQLRPSQFNQTTMKTRTRSYSEEHCSHCRLPKCEETQKPERWRPAGVLEEGRREPSLQMFESLDQQLDYLAARVVTQVLKDVQNLMDGQSWANTSGDGTNCPSADKSPQSSVCQRPADNDRERSQGEKERVQDGKRGSAGEQAEWDWKNGEVESRGTRQEKVLDICCHGACCQVNRPGLEEFREFLRGTPGEKLINLWMDTERLKATQEKERKNRHLAVMRSWYLTSSSHTCLNVELLSRLGLTTPLCWTEEKLHSVQSCLTDSLLHYWTPRFLFSRCVQEDPPAPPPVAPHTGCSQGSTPPPVPRPETCWSRSYRTVHTPEDLLHKLQSISGEELSRRRIETMLDALCAESRSGFYFTHFCEQSSNQLWVNAVYFWTDLQHYHELFYQEGLDAYRVQREAQLLYFTYICGSARRSLGGDERMSREVYDQLSPAFEDLFDGVEEHALQILLEPWTLLVDKDQESLQQVCVQEEVRRVDSQEFRELTSLYEESERQLKQQQQRQSEFSSSSITPSSSSSKSHRSSESWSRVSPEYQGYRLGSLLRHRHEIGHFMSFLKRQEANIHLRCWLDLEQYRRTPRRDGEVRRERSRHICSRYLNTKYFFSPDSPATAEQQAGILQMTGGLERLKSGCLSKSAVEEIRDIVRTHIERTWLPLFLSSAEFTERQEHRAKVQAADGRSHHALRRRRARREGCKAEGLWMSSSKEILLFRRVLLNPVTCQLFQHFVSLKGDFLENDVLFWLEVQRYKDLCHSHSDETTIQHKISTIISCFISSSVPPALQIDIPPEQAQHILEKRHQLGPYIFREAQMSVFSELLKLWPEFEELRNSMEEEQLRPLLQEKRVKYRARVRRQRRKEEEEEARRRAQDELESPDSSCREEEEMDYDDETEEEQDGGSERKLSRTLSKVRLTPPQPLSWSYSKYMAGLKKEEVLLRKQSQTPLSSVLDSSSSSSCSLPSLQRSAASAAGSGRRGKRRHATRASTSLTRAEQQD, encoded by the exons ATGTGTGGAGTAATTTCAGCTG AGTTTTCTCGTCTGACTGCAGACAGTTTT GAGAGTTCCCTCGCCGCTGATCCAGTACTGCTTCACCACTTCAATGATTTCTTGAGCCTGCCG TGTTTCCCAGAGTCTCTGATGTTCAACCAGAGGTCTGGGCTGTTTGAGGTGGTGAGCGGAGCAGCCGGGGTCGTCTCCAGCAGAATCAGATCGGCTCTGCTCCGCAGCAGATCGCTGCTCCTCACCGGTGACCCCACAGCCCTCGGCTCAACGCCCAAGGTGGAAAACCACTACACGGTCCAT TGTCTGGACACAGAAGAAGGAATTCAGTGGATCAAAAGGGAAAGATTGccctttttctttcaaagcGACTGTTACCATGAATACAG ATTGGAAAAGTTGCTCCTGCAGTGGGACCCAAACGTCTGTCTGCACAGAGGGAAGAGCTCCTCCGACCGAGCCACTCGCTCAGCTCCACAACTGCGTCCTTCTCAGTTTAACCAAACTACAATGAAAACCAGGACACGGTCATATTCTGAAGAGCATT GTTCTCACTGCCGTTTACCTAAAtgtgaggaaacacagaaaCCTGAGCGCTGGAGGCCAGCCGGTGTCCTGGAGGAGGGCCGCAGAGAGCCCAGTCTGCAGATGTTTgagtccctggaccagcagctgGACTACCTGGCTGCCAGAGTGGTAACACAGGTCCTGAAAGACGTGCAGAACTTGATGGATGGCCAGAGCTGGGCAAACACTTCAGGAGACGGGACTAATTGCCCCAGCGCAGATAAATCCCCTCAAAGCAGCGTTTGCCAACGGCCAGCAGACAATGACAGAGAGAGATCgcaaggagagaaagaaagagttcAAGATGGCAAGAGGGGGAGTGCAGGCGAGCAGGCTGAATGGGATTGGAAGAATGGGGAGGTGGAGAGCAGAGGCACACGGCAGGAAAAAGTCCTCGATATTTGTTGCCACGGCGCCTGTTGCCAAGTGAATCGGCCAGGCCTGGAGGAGTTTAGGGAGTTTCTGCGAGGGACGCCAGGAGAGAAGCTGATTAACCTCTGGATGGACACAGAGCGACTGAAAGCGACCCAAGAGAAAGAGCGAAAGAACAG GCATTTAGCTGTGATGAGGAGCTGGTACCTGACGAGCAGCAGTCACACCTGCCTCAACGTGGAGCTGCTCTCCAGACTGGGACTGACCACccccctctgctggactgaggaGAAACTGCACTCAGTCCAGTCCTGCCTCACTGACTCTCTCCTCCACTACTG GACTCCGCGGTTCTTGTTCTCACGGTGTGTCCAGGAGGatcctcctgccccccctcctgTGGCGccacacacaggctgcagtcagggctccacacctccacctgtcccACGTCCTGAAACCTGCTGGAGTCGATCCTACCGGACtgttcacacacctgaagaccTCCTCCACAAG ttgcAGTCTATCAGCGGTGAGGAGCTTTCCAGAAGAAGAATCGAGACGATGTTAGATGCTCTCTGTGCTGAATCCCGATCTGGTTTCTATTTCACTCATTTCTGTGAACAGTCTTCAAATCAG CTGTGGGTGAATGCAGTTTACTTCTGGACCGACCTGCAGCACTACCATGAGTTGTTCTACCAGGAGGGACTCGATGCCTACAGAGTCCAGAGGGAGGCGCAG ctcctctacTTCACATACATCTGCGGTTCTGCGAGGAGGAGCCTGGGTGGAGACGAGAGGATGAGCCGGGAGGTGTACGACCAGCTGAGCCCTGCGTTTGAGGATCTGTTTGACGGGGTGGAGGAACACGCCCTGCAGATCCTGCTGGAGCCGTGGACACTGCTGGTCGACAAGGACCAGGAGTCCCTGCAGCAG gtgtgtgtgcaggaggaggTGCGTCGCGTCGACAGCCAGGAGTTCAGGGAACTGACGAGTCTGTACGAGGAATCGGAGCGgcagctgaagcag cagcagcagcgtcagtCGGAGTTCTCCTCTTCATCGATAACTCCgtcgtcttcctcctcaaaAAGTCACAGGTCGTCTGAGTCCTGGTCCAGAGTGTCTCCAGAGTACCAGGGTTACCGATTAGGTTCTTTACTCCGTCACCGCCATGAGATCGGTCACTTCATGTccttcttaaagagacaggaagCCAA CATCcatctgaggtgctggctggACCTGGAGCAGTACAGGAGGACTCCCCGGAGGGACGGCGAGGTCCGACGGGAGAGGTCCCGCCACATCTGCTCCAGATACCTCAACACCAAGTACTTCTTCAGCCCCGACAGCCCCGCCACCGCAGAGCAGCAGGCCGGC ATCCTGCAGATGACAGGTGGGCTGGAGCGTCTGAAGTCGGGGTGCCTGTCAAAGTCCGCAGTGGAGGAGATCCGGGACATCGTCAGGACTCACATCGAGAGGACCTGGCTGCCTCTGTTTCTGTCCTCAGCGGAGTTCACAGAGCGACAGGAGCACAGAGCAAAGGTGCAA GCAGCAGACGGCCGCTCACATCACGCCCTCCGCCGGCGCAGAGCGAGGAGAGAAGGCTGCAAG GCTGAAGGCTTGTGGATGAGCTCCTCCAAAGAGATCCTGCTCTTTCGCCGAGTCCTGCTCAACCCAGTCACCTGCCAGCTCTTTCAGCACTTTGTCTCCCTGAAGGGAGACTTCCTGGAGAACGACGTGCTCTTCTGGCTGGAGGTGCAGAGGtacaag gacctCTGCCATTCCCACAGCGATGAGACCACCATCCAGCACAAGATCTCCACCATCATCAGCTGCTTCATCAGCTCCTCCGTGCCCCCCGCCCTGCAGATCGACATCCCCCCGGAGCAGGCCCAGCACATCCTGGAGAAACGCCACCAGCTGGGCCCCTACATCTTCAGAGAGGCACAG ATGTCTGTTTTCAGTGAATTGCTGAAGCTCTGGCCCGAGTTTGAAGAGTTACGCAAcagcatggaggaggagcagctccgtcctctgctgcaggagaaacGAGTGAAATACAGAGCCAGAGTGAGAcgacagaggaggaaggaggaggaagaggaggcaagGAGGAGAGCCCAg GACGAGCTGGAGAGCCCAGActccagctgcagggaggaggaagagatggatTACGACGACGAGacggaggaagagcaggatggAGGGAGTGAAAGGAagctgtccaggacactgagcaAAGTGCGGCTGACTCCCCCTCAGCCG TTGTCGTGGTCGTACTCCAAGTACATGGCGGGTCTGAAGAAAGAGGAGGTGCTGCTGAGGAAACAGAGTCAGACCCCCCTCTCCTCAGTCttag attcctcctcgtcctccagctgcagcctcccGTCTCTGCAGCGCTCCGCCGCCTCCGCAGCAGGCA GCGGCAGGCGAGGGAAACGGCGGCACGCAACGCGAGCCAGCACCAGCCTGACACGAGCCGAGCAGCAGGACTGA
- the fbxo43 gene encoding F-box only protein 43, which translates to MWRRERSLSGRQSNVGTLDFSEFLPVGGDTNNPHNGSTALYTPPSTVTPKYVRYLREDSGFGSLDKSQESSEDHDGSFQELLRSGPKANCKTPNVAETKRRPRLQRQHRLSTLKEGGSQSEEDAADKKHIQKQNRQTKSDPAHKKHLKPPQSPGCFTEDEVFTDATPRRALSVFCDNSLTCAKQEYVTPQRGPTTKLENRTPQSTEPSTVTPVRKTPSSRSLTPALELVQALCRQNALLLAGRSSTLKEQLKCSAGLLETQVTLRTTMPLAGLIGRKMGLGQVDILTELTKRNLRHILTLILGLLDSNSVCSFSKVCRNWDEIVQQDKQARLRKRNYLNEVETALENGGGGKVFDADTRAFQRSALKMVQAQARTSSFCTPQSGNRTLTPLSHSGNSNRRNNYVEVAKTLFSDECLKPCPKCESPARCHSTKREGVCSRADCAFQFCTSCLCSFHGSRECASQSAGRRTKSTLIPGSAESKRNIRRL; encoded by the exons ATGTGGCGGAGGGAACGAAGCCTCTCTGGGCGCCAG TCTAACGTCGGGACGCTGGATTTTAGTGAATTTTTGCCTGTTGGCGGTGACACGAATAACCCACATAACGGCTCCACTGCCTTGTACACTCCGCCTTCCACAGTGACACCCAAATATGTCAG GTACTTGCGTGAGGACAGTGGTTTCGGTTCTCTTGATAAATCCCAGGAGTCCTCAGAGGATCACGACGGCTCCTTCCAGGAGCTTCTGCGCTCCGGACCTAAAGCAAACTGCAAAACCCCAAATGTGGCCGAGACAAAGCGCCGGCCCCGTTTGCAGCGTCAGCACAGGCTTTCTACACTTAAAGAAGGTGGCTCTCAGTCTGAGGAGGATGCTGCCGACAAAAAGCACATACAGAAGCAGAATCGCCAGACCAAGAGCGATCCTGCACACAAAAAGCACCTGAAGCCTCCGCAGTCCCCCGGCTGCTTCACAGAAGATGAGGTTTTCACCGACGCCACCCCTCGAAGAgctctctctgttttttgtgATAACAGTCTGACCTGTGCAAAACAGGAGTATGTCACTCCGCAGAGAGGGCCCACGACTAAGTTAGAGAACAGGACACCTCAGAGCACGGAGCCTTCAACCGTCACACCCGTCAGGAAGACCCCCTCCAGCCGGTCCCTGACTCCGGctctggagctggtccaggCGCTGTGCCGGCAGAACGCCCTTCTGTTGGCCGGCCGAAGCTCCAccctgaaggagcagctgaagtGCTCGGCAGGACTGCTGGAGACCCAGGTGACGCTCAGGACCACGATGCCATTAGCTGGACTGATCGGTAGGAAGATGGGCCTGGGCCAGGTGGACATACTGACGGAGCTGACGAAGAGGAACCTCAGACACATCCTGACCCTCATACTCGGCCTGCTGGACTCCAACAGCGTCTGCAG tttttcaaaagTGTGCAGAAACTGGGATGAAATTGTCCAGCAGGACAAGCAGGCACGCCTCAGGAAAAGAAATTACCTGAACGAAGTTGAAACAGCTCTTGAG aATGGCGGTGGTGGGAAAGTCTTTGACGCCGACACCAGAGCCTTTCAGAGGTCGGCCCTGAAGATGGTCCAGGCCCAGGCCAGGACCTCCAGCTTCTGCACCCCCCAGTCAGGAAACCGCACTTTAACCCCGCTGTCACATTCAGGCAACAGCAACAGACGCAACAACTACGTAGAA GTTGCCAAAACTCTCTTTAGTGACGAGTGCCTGAAGCCGTGCCCTAAATGTGAAAGTCCTGCCAGGTGTCATTCCACGAAGCGGGAAGGCGTCTGCAGCAGAGCGGACTGCGCGTTTCAGTTCTGCACATCGTGCCTGTGCTCCTTCCACGGCTCCAGAGAGTGCGCCAGTCAGTCGGCGGGCCGCCGAACCAAGAGCACCCTGATCCCAGGAAGTGCTGAGAGCAAACGAAACATTCGAAGACTGTGA